The Juglans microcarpa x Juglans regia isolate MS1-56 chromosome 2S, Jm3101_v1.0, whole genome shotgun sequence genome has a window encoding:
- the LOC121251515 gene encoding probable phospholipase A2 homolog 1 translates to MLRGAGFSLVSVALALVFTFLTFVAECSINNSEVTCSRTCVAKNCDNAGIRYGKYCGVGWTGCPGEKPCDDVDACCKIHDECVGKHGLNNVKCHEKFKSCIKKVQKSGKVGFSRECPYETAVATMVQGMDLAILMSQLTNSKFEL, encoded by the exons ATGCTGCGTGGTGCCGGATTCTCCCTTGTGTCCGTGGCATTGGCCCTCGTTTTCACCTTCCTCACCTTCGTCGCCGAGTGCTCTATCAATAACTCCGag GTAACGTGCAGCAGAACCTGTGTTGCCAAGAATTGCGATA ATGCCGGGATACGGTACGGGAAGTACTGCGGAGTAGGGTGGACCGGTTGTCCCGGAGAAAAACCGTGCGATGATGTCGATGCTTGTTGCAAAATTCACGACGAATGCGTCGGAAAACATG GTTTGAACAATGTGAAATGTCATGAGAAGTTTAAGAGCTGCATAAAGAAAGTACAGAAATCTGGGAAGGTCGGATTCTCTCGGGAGTGTCCTTATGAGACAGCTGTGGCTACCATGGTCCAGGGTATGGATTTGGCCATCTTAATGAGCCAGTTAACTAATTCGAAGTTTGAACTCTGA